A genomic window from Arthrobacter sp. FW305-BF8 includes:
- a CDS encoding bifunctional sugar phosphate isomerase/epimerase/4-hydroxyphenylpyruvate dioxygenase family protein: MRTGIATVCLSGTLKEKMQACAIAGFDGIEIFEQDLVTSSLSPEDVRKMAADLGLTLDLYQPFRDFDSVTEDLLAANLRRAEAKFRLMSRLGMDTILVCTNVATATIDDDDLRAAQLAALADLAGQHGVKVAYEALAWGKYVNDYEHAHRLVEKVDHPNLGTCLDSFHILSRDWDTAPIEDINADKIFFVQVADAPKLSMDVLSWSRHYRVFPGEGQLELAKFMGHVVRAGYTGPVSLEVFNDVFRQSDVERTAVDAMRSLIWLEEQSAKWLDTAANGGGAPGTVAGGPTAPARRRYPMELATLPQVAEPAGFNFAEVKAADTGVLEKVLGQLGFEFNGRHRTKDVQLWTMGHARVIINEQAPAAAEPAIAALGFDVDSPVIASARAQQLKAPVVPRKSQANEEVFQGFAAPDSTEIFLCQGNPDGTAAWTAEFGQGLEVPSGARTAVIDHVNLAQPWQHFDEAVLFYTSALALEPQPYAEVASPSGLVRSQVMQTSDRDVRLVLNLAPVIQQDGAGTGAAPRKTYQEHIAFAVDDLVATARAARDRGLAFLQIPENYYEDLDARFDLEPGFLDTLRDLNLLYDRDADGEFLHFYTATVGSVFFEMVERRGNYDGYGAPNAPVRHAVQYDHLHQLTK; encoded by the coding sequence ATGCGCACCGGAATCGCCACCGTCTGCCTCTCCGGCACGCTGAAGGAAAAGATGCAGGCCTGCGCCATCGCGGGCTTCGACGGCATCGAAATCTTCGAGCAGGACCTGGTCACCTCGTCGCTCAGCCCCGAGGACGTCCGCAAAATGGCCGCCGACCTGGGCCTCACGCTGGACCTCTACCAGCCGTTCCGCGATTTCGACAGCGTGACCGAGGACCTGCTCGCGGCCAACCTCCGCCGGGCCGAGGCCAAGTTCCGGCTCATGTCCCGGCTGGGCATGGACACCATCCTGGTCTGCACCAACGTCGCCACCGCCACGATCGACGACGACGACCTCCGCGCCGCGCAGCTCGCCGCCCTGGCTGACCTCGCCGGCCAGCACGGCGTCAAGGTCGCCTACGAGGCCCTCGCCTGGGGCAAGTATGTCAACGACTACGAGCACGCCCACCGACTCGTGGAGAAGGTGGACCACCCCAACCTCGGCACCTGCCTGGACTCCTTCCACATCCTGTCCCGGGACTGGGACACCGCGCCCATCGAGGACATTAACGCGGACAAGATCTTCTTTGTGCAGGTGGCCGACGCCCCCAAGCTCTCCATGGACGTGCTCTCCTGGAGCCGCCACTACCGCGTCTTCCCGGGCGAGGGCCAGCTCGAACTCGCCAAGTTCATGGGCCACGTGGTCCGCGCCGGCTACACCGGGCCGGTGTCGCTGGAGGTCTTCAACGACGTCTTCCGGCAGTCCGACGTCGAACGCACCGCCGTCGACGCCATGCGGTCGCTGATCTGGCTGGAGGAGCAGAGCGCCAAGTGGCTGGACACTGCGGCCAACGGCGGAGGCGCCCCTGGTACTGTCGCTGGTGGTCCCACGGCCCCTGCCCGCCGCCGTTATCCCATGGAACTGGCCACGCTCCCGCAGGTGGCGGAGCCGGCCGGCTTCAACTTCGCCGAAGTCAAGGCCGCGGACACCGGGGTGCTGGAAAAGGTCCTCGGCCAGCTCGGCTTCGAGTTCAACGGCCGCCACCGCACCAAGGATGTCCAGCTCTGGACCATGGGGCACGCCCGCGTGATCATCAACGAACAGGCCCCCGCAGCGGCTGAACCCGCCATCGCCGCCCTCGGCTTTGACGTCGACTCCCCGGTGATCGCCTCCGCCCGCGCCCAGCAGCTCAAGGCTCCCGTCGTTCCCCGGAAGAGCCAGGCCAACGAGGAAGTGTTCCAGGGCTTCGCCGCCCCCGACTCCACCGAGATCTTCCTGTGCCAGGGCAACCCGGACGGTACGGCCGCCTGGACTGCTGAATTTGGGCAGGGGTTGGAAGTTCCGTCCGGTGCCCGGACCGCGGTGATCGACCACGTGAACCTGGCCCAGCCGTGGCAGCACTTCGACGAGGCTGTCCTCTTCTATACGAGTGCCCTGGCGCTGGAGCCGCAGCCGTACGCCGAGGTCGCCAGCCCCAGCGGTCTGGTCCGGTCGCAGGTCATGCAGACTTCAGACCGGGACGTGCGCCTGGTGCTGAACCTGGCCCCGGTGATCCAGCAGGACGGCGCAGGCACGGGGGCGGCCCCGCGGAAGACCTACCAGGAGCACATCGCCTTCGCAGTGGATGACCTGGTGGCAACGGCCCGCGCCGCCCGCGACCGGGGACTGGCCTTCCTGCAGATCCCGGAGAACTATTACGAGGACCTGGACGCCCGCTTTGACCTCGAGCCCGGATTCCTGGACACGCTCCGGGACCTCAACCTGCTGTATGACCGCGACGCCGACGGCGAGTTCCTGCACTTCTACACTGCCACGGTGGGCAGCGTGTTCTTCGAGATGGTGGAACGCCGCGGCAACTATGACGGCTACGGAGCCCCCAACGCGCCGGTGCGCCACGCCGTCCAGTACGACCACCTGCACCAACTGACCAAGTAA
- a CDS encoding shikimate dehydrogenase, with amino-acid sequence MSNRAESYLIGLVGDGVMPSLTPHMHEREGDVQGVRYLYRPIDLHELDLPAAAVGDLLQSAYRMGFNGLNITHPCKQLVLGHLDEIAPDAERLGAVNTVVIQDGRFIGHNTDFSGFAAALASGLPDARLDRVVQLGAGGAGSAVAYALLTAGVQTLELVDMDPARCAERAAELAGFFPDRTVTARTTAELPQLMPAADGLVHCTPVGMAAHPGTPLDMALVEPRHWVADIVYRPIETELVRESRAKGCQVLDGGRMAVGQAADAFRIFTGLEPDADRMRAHFLELIAAEEVAV; translated from the coding sequence ATGAGCAATCGAGCCGAGTCCTACCTGATAGGACTTGTGGGGGATGGCGTGATGCCGTCGCTCACGCCCCACATGCACGAGCGCGAAGGCGACGTCCAGGGCGTCCGCTACCTCTACCGGCCCATCGATCTGCACGAGCTCGACCTGCCCGCCGCCGCCGTCGGCGACCTGCTGCAAAGCGCCTACCGGATGGGCTTCAACGGGCTGAACATCACGCACCCCTGCAAGCAGCTGGTCCTCGGGCACCTCGACGAGATCGCCCCCGACGCCGAACGCCTCGGCGCCGTCAACACCGTGGTCATCCAGGACGGCCGGTTCATCGGCCACAACACAGACTTCTCCGGCTTTGCCGCCGCCCTCGCCTCCGGCCTCCCCGACGCCAGGCTGGATCGCGTGGTGCAGCTGGGAGCGGGCGGCGCCGGATCCGCCGTCGCCTACGCCCTGCTCACCGCCGGCGTGCAGACGCTGGAGCTCGTGGACATGGATCCGGCGCGCTGCGCCGAACGCGCCGCCGAACTGGCCGGCTTCTTCCCGGACCGCACCGTCACCGCGCGCACGACGGCGGAGCTGCCGCAGCTGATGCCCGCCGCCGACGGCCTGGTGCACTGCACCCCCGTTGGCATGGCCGCCCACCCCGGCACGCCGCTGGACATGGCACTTGTCGAGCCCCGGCACTGGGTGGCGGACATCGTCTACCGCCCCATCGAAACCGAACTCGTCCGCGAATCGCGGGCCAAGGGCTGCCAGGTGCTCGACGGCGGACGCATGGCCGTGGGCCAGGCCGCCGACGCCTTCCGCATCTTCACCGGACTCGAGCCCGACGCCGACCGGATGCGCGCCCACTTCCTCGAGCTCATCGCGGCCGAAGAGGTGGCCGTCTGA
- a CDS encoding IclR family transcriptional regulator encodes MSVKEATGEDASPGTPVAAADTPAEAGVPVETKSAKGESRTDMVGKALGLLVLLGDEPRGASAAEISRRADLPFSTTYRLLGSLTRDGFVDYEPDGRRYHLGLRIFQLGQRVSNHHGFAGTALPILRRVTEETGEATILSVRDGMHHLTVNKVDGPQTFRVTSDPGFLGALHTTSVGKALVAFAEDEDRERLLEELPLEPLTALSITDRDAFRAEIEKVRRQGYAVMDEENELGMRAVAVPVFNSQGTAFASLATAVPVFRLSMEALVALVPLLQAAAVELSARLPQR; translated from the coding sequence ATGAGTGTGAAGGAAGCCACAGGCGAAGACGCCTCCCCAGGGACCCCCGTCGCGGCCGCAGATACCCCCGCCGAAGCAGGCGTCCCCGTAGAAACAAAGTCAGCGAAGGGGGAATCCCGCACCGACATGGTGGGCAAGGCGCTGGGACTGCTGGTCCTGCTGGGGGATGAGCCCCGCGGCGCCAGCGCGGCCGAGATCTCCCGGCGCGCGGACCTTCCCTTCAGTACCACCTACCGGCTCCTCGGCTCGCTCACCCGCGACGGTTTTGTGGACTACGAGCCGGACGGCCGGCGCTACCATCTGGGCTTGCGCATCTTCCAGCTTGGCCAGCGGGTCTCCAACCACCACGGCTTTGCCGGCACGGCGCTGCCCATCCTGCGCCGGGTCACCGAGGAGACGGGGGAGGCCACCATCCTGTCCGTCCGGGACGGCATGCACCACCTCACCGTAAACAAGGTGGACGGCCCCCAGACCTTCCGCGTCACCAGCGACCCCGGCTTTCTCGGCGCGCTCCACACCACCTCCGTCGGCAAGGCACTCGTCGCCTTCGCTGAGGACGAGGACCGCGAACGGCTGCTCGAGGAACTCCCGCTGGAGCCGCTGACGGCCCTGTCCATTACCGACCGGGATGCCTTCCGCGCCGAGATCGAGAAGGTCCGGCGGCAGGGGTACGCGGTCATGGATGAGGAGAACGAGCTGGGCATGCGGGCCGTGGCGGTGCCCGTCTTCAACTCCCAGGGCACCGCGTTTGCGTCCCTGGCCACTGCTGTTCCGGTGTTCCGGCTCAGCATGGAGGCGCTGGTGGCGCTGGTTCCGCTGCTGCAGGCCGCCGCCGTCGAGCTTTCCGCCCGGCTGCCGCAGCGCTAA
- a CDS encoding MFS transporter encodes MSQTTQSTTAGTAAPAGTPKKAALASFLGSAVEYYDFFIFGSAAALIFPHVFFPNADANAAIMSFATFGFAYIARPVGAVILGHFGDRVGRRKVLMFTLVLMGASTFLIGCLPDFNTVGWWAPALLVLARLCQGLSAAGEQAGASSMTLEHAPDNQRSFFTSWTLTGTQGGQILAALVFIPVLALPDEIKYGIGWRIPFWLSAVVVMVAFFIRRTLHEPPAFEAAQKSAQIAKLPVADLLKTHWRDVLRVICCAFISAVSTVFGTLAISYAKTVAGVDGTTTLWLVVGANLVALGTQPLFGRLADRIGRKPVYIYGALSSAALAPLFLLSLESGNVPLMFLAAIAFFSCGYAAANAVWPSFYAEMFSTKVRFSGLAIGTQLGFLMAGFAPAIVAAMGGIKPGGWVQISIFTAVICGVAAVSALTAKETFKVPTKELGLK; translated from the coding sequence ATGAGCCAGACCACCCAGTCCACTACGGCGGGCACTGCTGCCCCGGCCGGGACACCGAAGAAGGCAGCCCTTGCCAGCTTCCTCGGCAGCGCCGTCGAGTACTACGACTTCTTTATCTTCGGCTCCGCAGCCGCGCTGATCTTCCCGCACGTGTTCTTCCCGAACGCGGACGCCAATGCCGCCATCATGTCCTTCGCGACGTTCGGCTTTGCGTACATCGCGCGGCCCGTCGGCGCCGTCATCCTGGGCCACTTTGGCGACCGGGTGGGCCGCCGCAAGGTCCTGATGTTCACCCTGGTCCTCATGGGTGCCTCCACCTTCCTGATCGGCTGCCTGCCGGACTTCAACACCGTGGGCTGGTGGGCGCCGGCGCTGCTGGTGCTGGCCCGCCTCTGCCAGGGCCTCTCGGCTGCCGGTGAACAGGCCGGCGCATCCTCCATGACCCTGGAGCACGCTCCGGACAACCAGCGCTCCTTCTTCACCTCGTGGACCCTGACAGGCACCCAGGGCGGCCAGATCCTGGCGGCGCTTGTCTTCATTCCGGTCCTGGCCCTGCCTGACGAAATCAAGTACGGCATCGGCTGGCGGATCCCCTTCTGGCTCAGCGCCGTGGTTGTGATGGTCGCGTTCTTCATCCGCCGCACCCTGCACGAGCCGCCGGCCTTCGAAGCCGCCCAGAAGTCAGCCCAGATCGCCAAGCTACCCGTCGCGGACCTGCTCAAGACCCACTGGCGCGACGTCCTCCGCGTCATCTGCTGCGCCTTCATCTCTGCCGTCTCCACCGTGTTCGGCACGCTCGCCATCAGCTACGCCAAGACCGTTGCCGGCGTGGACGGCACCACCACTCTCTGGCTCGTGGTGGGCGCCAACCTCGTGGCCCTGGGCACCCAGCCGCTCTTCGGCAGGCTGGCGGACCGGATCGGCCGGAAGCCGGTCTACATCTACGGCGCCCTGTCCAGCGCGGCCCTTGCCCCGCTGTTCCTGCTGAGCCTCGAATCCGGCAACGTGCCGCTGATGTTCCTGGCCGCCATCGCCTTCTTCTCCTGTGGCTACGCCGCCGCCAACGCCGTCTGGCCGTCCTTCTACGCCGAGATGTTCAGCACGAAGGTGCGCTTCTCCGGCCTGGCCATCGGCACGCAGCTCGGCTTCCTGATGGCCGGCTTCGCCCCGGCCATTGTCGCGGCCATGGGCGGCATCAAGCCCGGGGGCTGGGTGCAGATCAGCATCTTCACCGCGGTCATCTGCGGCGTCGCCGCCGTCTCGGCCCTGACGGCGAAGGAGACCTTCAAGGTCCCCACCAAGGAGCTCGGGCTCAAGTAG
- a CDS encoding ATP-dependent DNA ligase has protein sequence MQLPVMPPVAPMLAKSVGAIPEGRLSYEPKWDGFRSIIFRDGDDVEIGSRNEKPMTRYFPELVEALKANLPPKCVLDGEIVLVGSSGDRLDFDALQQRIHPAASRVKMLSEQTPARFVAFDLLALGDEDFSGRPFAERRAALEQAFASASAPVHLTAATQDPELAGKWFHEFEGAGLDGIIAKPLDGPYQPDKRVMFKIKHERTADCVLAGYRVHKSGPDAIGSLLLGLYKPGGELASVGVVGAFPMKRRKELFEELQPLVTSFDEHPWAWAKQEDGTRTPRNAEGSRWSAGKDLSFTPLRPERVLEVKYDHMEGERFRHTAQFVRWRPDRDPESCTYEQLEEPVKFDLAEVLAT, from the coding sequence ATGCAACTGCCGGTCATGCCCCCCGTCGCCCCGATGCTGGCCAAATCGGTCGGTGCCATCCCTGAAGGCCGCCTGAGCTACGAGCCGAAGTGGGATGGATTCCGCTCCATCATCTTCCGCGACGGCGACGACGTGGAGATCGGCAGCCGCAACGAAAAACCGATGACGCGCTACTTTCCCGAACTCGTGGAGGCGCTGAAGGCCAATCTGCCGCCCAAATGCGTGCTCGACGGCGAGATCGTCCTGGTGGGCTCCTCCGGGGACCGGCTGGACTTCGACGCCCTGCAGCAGCGGATCCATCCCGCGGCCAGCAGGGTCAAGATGCTCTCCGAGCAGACGCCGGCGAGATTCGTGGCCTTCGATTTGCTGGCCCTCGGCGACGAGGACTTCAGCGGACGTCCCTTCGCGGAGCGGCGCGCGGCCCTGGAGCAGGCCTTCGCCTCGGCCAGCGCCCCGGTCCACCTGACCGCCGCCACGCAGGATCCGGAGCTGGCCGGAAAGTGGTTCCACGAGTTCGAGGGCGCAGGCCTGGACGGGATCATTGCCAAGCCGCTGGACGGTCCGTACCAGCCGGACAAGCGCGTGATGTTCAAGATCAAGCACGAACGGACTGCCGACTGCGTCCTGGCCGGCTACCGCGTGCACAAGAGCGGCCCCGACGCGATTGGCTCGTTGCTGCTGGGCCTGTACAAACCCGGCGGTGAACTCGCCAGCGTCGGCGTTGTCGGCGCTTTTCCGATGAAGCGGCGCAAGGAGCTATTCGAGGAACTCCAGCCCCTGGTCACCAGCTTCGACGAGCACCCGTGGGCCTGGGCCAAGCAGGAGGACGGCACCCGGACGCCCCGCAACGCGGAGGGCAGCCGGTGGAGCGCGGGCAAGGACCTGTCCTTCACGCCGCTGCGGCCGGAGCGGGTGCTGGAAGTGAAATACGACCACATGGAAGGGGAGCGGTTCCGCCACACGGCGCAGTTCGTGCGCTGGCGGCCGGACCGGGACCCGGAGTCCTGCACTTATGAACAGCTCGAGGAGCCGGTGAAGTTCGACCTCGCCGAGGTGCTGGCCACCTGA
- a CDS encoding TIGR03885 family FMN-dependent LLM class oxidoreductase → MAAIGFHASHEQISPGQLLQDVRLAEEAGFDAAMCSDHIEPWSARQGHSGFAWSWLGAALASTSLRFGVVTAPGQRYHPAIIAHASATLASMFPGRFWMAPGSGENMNEHVTGDPWPLKETRQQRLEECVDVIRRLHAGEEVTHHGLVTVEQARIWDVPNPPPPLIAPAISVETARRAAGWADGLVTVNQPAEKLTEMLAAYRSEGGQGKAVLQIHLSWAPREEDAVATALDQWRSNVFAPPIPWDLPTAAHFDGVSTDVGEAQVRKSVNISASLDRHVEWLSEYLDLGFDELYLHFVGQDQAPFIDAFAGSVLPQLRKVPVA, encoded by the coding sequence ATGGCAGCTATCGGTTTCCACGCATCGCATGAACAGATCAGCCCCGGCCAGCTCCTGCAGGACGTCCGGCTTGCCGAGGAGGCGGGCTTCGACGCCGCCATGTGCTCGGACCACATCGAACCGTGGTCTGCGCGGCAGGGGCACTCGGGCTTCGCGTGGTCCTGGCTCGGCGCTGCCCTGGCCAGCACCAGCCTGCGCTTCGGCGTGGTCACCGCGCCGGGACAGCGGTACCACCCGGCCATCATCGCCCACGCCTCGGCCACGCTGGCATCCATGTTCCCCGGCCGGTTCTGGATGGCCCCGGGCAGCGGCGAGAACATGAACGAGCACGTCACCGGCGACCCCTGGCCGCTCAAGGAAACCCGCCAGCAACGGCTGGAGGAGTGCGTGGACGTCATCCGCCGGCTGCACGCCGGCGAGGAAGTCACCCACCACGGCCTGGTCACCGTGGAGCAGGCGCGGATCTGGGACGTGCCGAATCCCCCGCCGCCGCTGATCGCCCCGGCCATCAGCGTGGAGACGGCTCGCCGGGCCGCCGGCTGGGCGGACGGCCTGGTGACGGTGAACCAGCCGGCCGAAAAACTCACGGAAATGCTGGCGGCGTACCGGTCCGAGGGCGGCCAGGGAAAGGCCGTGCTGCAGATCCACCTGTCCTGGGCTCCCCGGGAGGAGGACGCCGTCGCCACAGCCCTCGACCAGTGGCGTTCGAACGTCTTCGCCCCGCCCATCCCCTGGGACCTGCCGACGGCGGCGCACTTCGACGGCGTCAGCACCGACGTCGGGGAGGCCCAGGTCCGGAAATCGGTGAACATCTCCGCCAGCCTGGACCGCCACGTGGAGTGGCTAAGCGAGTACCTGGACCTCGGCTTCGACGAACTGTACCTCCACTTCGTGGGGCAGGACCAGGCGCCGTTCATCGATGCCTTCGCGGGCAGCGTCCTGCCGCAGCTGCGCAAGGTGCCGGTGGCATGA
- a CDS encoding alpha-amylase family protein, with amino-acid sequence MNIAETSDLWWKTAVVYCLDVETFFDHDGDGTGDFSGLTQRVDYLAALGVNCIWLMPFYPSPDRDDGYDVTDFFDVDRRLGTLGDFVEFIRTAKDRGIRVIADFVVNHTSNQHPWFVEGRKSVDNPYRDYYVWRSDPPPDTSSEVVFPGEQTSIWTQDDATGEWYLHMFMEHQPDLNVTNPKVRNEIAKAMGLWLELGLDGFRLDAVPFFLETRGAPKDEAATIDPHDYLRALRSFVNRRNGGAVLLGEVNLPYKDQLEYFGGAEGNELNMQFDFMSMQHLYLSLARQDARPLAETLKTRPRLHPDNHWAMFVRNHDELTLDKLSDGEREEVFAAFGPDKNMQLYGRGLRRRLPPMLDGDADRIRMAYSLMFSLPGTPVLFYGEEIGMGEDLRQKGRAAVRTPMQWNGEKNGGFSSAKVSELVVPLARGEYGPEKVNAASAKRDPESLWNFMATLIQRYRESPELGWGEFAVLEQPEPAVFAHRCSSAEATVVLLHNFGEAPVKVAANVGSRDSPPRAFRDAILLDLFDGGNVPLEADGGFTVELGRYGYRWFRVHRPGDRLAP; translated from the coding sequence ATGAACATCGCGGAGACTTCGGATCTGTGGTGGAAGACCGCCGTCGTCTACTGCCTGGACGTGGAGACCTTCTTTGACCACGACGGCGACGGCACCGGTGATTTCAGCGGCCTGACCCAGCGGGTGGACTACCTGGCGGCACTGGGGGTGAACTGCATCTGGCTGATGCCGTTTTATCCGTCACCGGACCGGGACGACGGGTACGACGTCACGGACTTCTTCGACGTCGACCGCCGGCTGGGCACGCTCGGTGACTTTGTGGAGTTCATCCGCACTGCGAAGGACCGCGGCATCCGGGTGATCGCGGACTTCGTGGTCAACCACACCTCCAACCAGCACCCCTGGTTCGTGGAGGGCCGCAAATCCGTGGACAACCCGTACCGGGACTACTACGTCTGGCGGAGCGATCCGCCGCCGGACACGTCCTCCGAGGTGGTTTTCCCGGGTGAACAGACCTCCATCTGGACCCAGGACGACGCCACCGGTGAGTGGTACCTGCACATGTTCATGGAGCACCAGCCGGACCTCAACGTGACCAACCCCAAGGTCCGCAACGAGATCGCCAAGGCCATGGGCCTCTGGCTGGAGCTGGGACTGGACGGGTTCCGGCTGGATGCAGTGCCGTTTTTCCTGGAGACCCGCGGGGCGCCCAAGGACGAGGCGGCCACCATCGACCCGCACGACTACCTCAGGGCCCTGCGCAGCTTCGTCAACCGGCGCAACGGCGGGGCGGTGCTGCTGGGCGAGGTGAACCTGCCGTACAAGGACCAGCTGGAGTATTTCGGCGGCGCTGAGGGCAACGAGTTGAACATGCAGTTCGACTTCATGTCCATGCAGCACCTCTACCTGTCGCTCGCCAGGCAGGACGCGCGCCCGCTGGCCGAGACGCTGAAGACGCGCCCGCGGCTGCATCCGGACAACCACTGGGCGATGTTCGTGCGCAACCATGACGAGCTCACCCTGGACAAGCTCAGCGACGGCGAGCGGGAGGAGGTCTTCGCCGCCTTCGGACCTGACAAGAACATGCAGCTCTACGGCCGCGGGCTGCGGCGCAGGCTGCCGCCGATGCTGGACGGCGACGCCGACCGGATCCGGATGGCCTACTCCCTGATGTTCTCCCTGCCGGGCACGCCGGTCCTCTTCTACGGCGAGGAAATCGGCATGGGTGAGGACCTGCGGCAGAAGGGCCGCGCCGCCGTCCGCACGCCCATGCAGTGGAACGGCGAGAAGAACGGCGGCTTCTCCAGCGCGAAGGTGTCCGAGCTGGTGGTCCCGCTGGCCCGCGGGGAGTACGGCCCCGAAAAGGTGAACGCGGCCAGCGCCAAACGGGACCCCGAATCGCTGTGGAACTTCATGGCCACCCTCATCCAGCGGTACCGCGAGTCACCGGAACTGGGCTGGGGCGAGTTCGCTGTCCTCGAGCAGCCGGAGCCGGCCGTCTTTGCGCACCGCTGCAGCTCGGCAGAGGCAACGGTGGTGCTGCTTCACAACTTCGGCGAGGCGCCGGTCAAGGTCGCCGCGAACGTCGGATCCCGGGACAGCCCGCCGCGGGCTTTCAGGGACGCCATCCTGCTGGATCTGTTCGACGGCGGGAACGTACCGTTGGAGGCCGACGGCGGGTTCACCGTTGAGCTGGGGCGGTACGGCTACCGCTGGTTCCGGGTCCACCGGCCCGGCGACCGCCTGGCGCCCTGA
- a CDS encoding glycoside hydrolase family 13 protein, translated as MTTQETEAETAYRAGREWFKSAVVYQIYPRSFADSDGDGIGDLRGIIGKLDYLQKLGVDVVWLSPVYRSPQDDNGYDISDYRDIDPVFGDLETLDELLDGLHSRDMKLVMDLVVNHTSDEHPWFAESRSSKDNPKRNWYWWRPPREGVGPGEPAPGMPGAEPNNWGSAFSGPAWEYDAKTGEYYLHLFSRKQPDLNWENPEVRAAVYDMMNWWLDRGVDGFRMDVINFISKEQSLPDGPQAEGMLYGDGGPHFICGPRIHEFLQEMHQEVFAGRDKDLLTVGEMPGVTVEDAALFTDPGRGEVDMVFQFEHVALDQEGGNKWRPKKLLLTDLKKSLGRWQEGLAERGWNSLYWGNHDQARAVSRFGDDGQYRELSAKMLAAVLHLHRGTPYVYQGEELGMTNMAFGAISDYRDIEVLNHHREATTHLGHTDAEVLAALAPLNRDNARTPVQWDASRHGGFTTGAPWIAVNPNANTINAAAQVDDPDSVFNFYRKVIALRHSDPVIAYGDFSMLLPDDQHVYAFTRSLPEAELLVLANFSGTGRTAEVDDGGWFGGLGTAELVLGNYPPDAGEAPAAGPQQLELRPWEVKVFRRDR; from the coding sequence ATGACCACGCAGGAAACCGAGGCAGAAACGGCTTACCGCGCCGGCAGGGAGTGGTTCAAGAGCGCGGTGGTCTACCAGATCTATCCGCGCAGCTTCGCTGACTCGGACGGCGACGGCATCGGTGACCTCCGCGGGATCATCGGCAAGCTGGACTACCTGCAAAAGCTGGGGGTCGACGTCGTCTGGCTTTCACCGGTGTACCGCTCGCCGCAGGATGACAACGGCTACGACATCAGCGACTACCGCGACATCGATCCCGTGTTCGGCGACCTGGAAACCCTCGACGAACTGCTGGACGGCCTGCACTCGCGTGACATGAAGCTGGTGATGGACCTGGTGGTGAACCACACCTCCGACGAGCACCCGTGGTTCGCGGAGTCCCGCTCCAGTAAGGACAACCCGAAGCGGAACTGGTACTGGTGGCGGCCGCCGCGCGAGGGCGTCGGGCCTGGTGAACCTGCTCCCGGAATGCCCGGTGCGGAGCCAAACAACTGGGGATCGGCCTTCTCGGGGCCGGCCTGGGAGTACGACGCAAAGACGGGGGAGTACTACCTGCACCTGTTCTCCAGGAAGCAGCCGGATCTCAACTGGGAAAACCCGGAGGTGCGGGCGGCCGTGTACGACATGATGAACTGGTGGCTGGACCGCGGTGTGGACGGCTTCCGGATGGATGTCATCAACTTCATTTCCAAGGAGCAGTCGCTGCCGGACGGCCCGCAGGCCGAAGGGATGCTCTACGGCGACGGCGGCCCGCACTTCATCTGCGGACCGCGCATCCACGAGTTCCTCCAGGAGATGCACCAGGAGGTCTTCGCGGGGCGGGACAAGGACCTGCTCACCGTGGGCGAGATGCCGGGCGTCACCGTGGAGGACGCCGCCCTCTTCACCGATCCCGGCCGCGGGGAGGTGGACATGGTGTTCCAGTTCGAGCACGTGGCCCTCGACCAGGAGGGCGGCAATAAGTGGCGGCCCAAGAAGCTGCTGCTCACCGACCTGAAGAAGTCCCTGGGCCGCTGGCAGGAGGGGCTCGCGGAGCGCGGCTGGAACAGCCTCTACTGGGGTAACCACGACCAGGCCCGCGCCGTCTCCCGGTTCGGCGACGACGGCCAGTACCGCGAGCTGTCGGCGAAAATGCTGGCCGCGGTCCTGCACCTGCACCGCGGTACGCCGTACGTCTACCAGGGCGAAGAGCTGGGCATGACCAACATGGCATTCGGGGCCATCAGCGACTACCGCGACATCGAAGTCCTCAACCACCACCGCGAGGCCACCACGCACCTGGGCCACACCGACGCCGAGGTCCTCGCCGCCCTGGCACCGCTGAACCGGGACAATGCCCGGACACCCGTGCAGTGGGACGCCAGCCGGCATGGCGGCTTCACCACCGGGGCGCCCTGGATTGCCGTGAACCCCAACGCCAACACCATCAACGCCGCCGCCCAGGTTGACGATCCCGACTCGGTCTTCAACTTCTACCGCAAGGTCATAGCCCTCCGGCACTCGGATCCCGTAATCGCCTACGGGGATTTCAGCATGCTGCTGCCCGACGACCAACACGTCTACGCGTTCACGCGGTCCCTTCCGGAGGCGGAACTTTTGGTGCTGGCCAACTTTTCGGGGACCGGCCGGACAGCCGAGGTTGACGACGGCGGCTGGTTTGGCGGCCTAGGAACGGCTGAGCTGGTGCTGGGCAACTATCCGCCGGACGCCGGCGAGGCGCCGGCGGCAGGACCGCAGCAGTTGGAGCTGCGCCCGTGGGAGGTGAAAGTGTTCCGCCGGGACCGTTAG
- a CDS encoding MoaD/ThiS family protein, with the protein MAEISVVLPGVLQPLAGGQSILTTPADGAVTVGWLLDSVTGTYPVLARRLRDETGALRRYVNIYVNGEEVRRLRGLETEVSAGQEVLIIQSVAGG; encoded by the coding sequence GTGGCTGAGATCAGCGTGGTCCTTCCCGGCGTCCTCCAGCCGCTCGCCGGCGGGCAGTCCATACTGACTACACCCGCCGACGGGGCGGTGACTGTGGGTTGGTTGCTGGATTCCGTGACCGGAACCTACCCGGTGCTCGCCAGGCGGCTGCGGGACGAGACGGGTGCGCTCCGCCGTTACGTGAATATTTACGTGAACGGTGAGGAGGTCCGGCGTCTCCGCGGCCTGGAGACGGAAGTTTCTGCCGGCCAGGAAGTGCTGATTATCCAGTCCGTGGCTGGCGGTTAG